AAATAATTCTCAGGCGGGGTTAAACGATTCATGCGCGTAATATTGATGACCGGCAAAGGAGGCGTGGGCAAAACCTCCGTAGCAGCGGCTACAGGCTTGCGTTGTGCTGAACTCGGCTATAGAACCCTTGTGCTGAGTACAGATCCCGCTCACTCTTTGGCAGACAGTTTTGATCTGGAACTGGGCCACGAGCCGCAACTGGTGCGCCCCAACTTATGGGGGGCAGAACTCGATGCGCTGATGGAATTAGAAAGCAATTGGGGTGCGGTGAAGCGCTACATCACTCAAGTTCTGCAAGCGCGAGGACTGGATGGCGTCCAAGCTGAAGAGCTGGCCATTCTACCGGGTATGGATGAGATTTTTGGCCTAGTCCGGATGAAGCGTCATTATGACGAGGGTGAATTTGATGTGCTGATCATTGACTCAGCACCCACCGGCACAGCATTGAGATTGCTGAGTTTACCGGAAGTCAGTGGCTGGTATATGCGCCGGTTTTATCGCCCACTGCAACAAATGTCAGTTGTGCTGCGCCCTTTGGTTGAACCATTTTTTAAACCTCTTGCCGGTTTTTCCCTGCCTGACAGAGAGGTGATGGATGCGCCCTATGAGTTTTACGAACAAATTGAAGCATTAGAAAAAGTTCTCACAGATAATACTCAAACATCTGTGCGCTTAGTCACCAATCCAGAGAAAATGGTGATTAAAGAGTCGCTTCGTGCTCATGCCTATTTAAGTCTTTATAACGTCGGCACAGATCTAGTCGTGGCAAACCGGATTATTCCTGAATCTGTAACCGATCCTTTCTTTCAGCGCTGGAAAGAAAATCAGCAGCAATACCGGCACGAAATTCACGAGAATTTTCACCCACTGCCGGTTAAGGAAGTCCCCCTTTATTCCGAAGAAATGTGCGGCTTAGCTGCCTTAGATCGCCTGAAAGAAACGCTGTATGCGGATGAAGATCCGACTCAGGTTTACTACAAAGAAACCACCCTAAGAGTGGTACAAGAGAATAATCAGTACAGCTTAGAACTTTACTTGCCTGGAATTCCTAAAGATCAAGTTCAACTGAATAAGACGGGGGATGAATTAAATATCCGAATTGGCAACCACCGGCGCAATTTAGTGCTGCCGCAAGCATTGGCTGCTCTACAGCCTGCCGGTGCCAAAATGGAAGATGATTATCTCAAGATTCGCTTTACTGAGGTGGCAAAGGTTTAGCCGGCGAAGTGAAAGGATTTATGAGTTTTAAACTGGGCGCTTCTATTGCCGCATTTTACACAGGGAAACCGATTGGAGAAAAGTTTCTGGAAGGGGCACCTGTGTCTGCGGCATGGAGGCTAGTGGTGAGGAATGTATAATGTTCTCCAGCAAGAAGTTGTGAGACTTTAGCGCATTAATCATCCGCAACAGCCGCAGGTTGATCACCAGAGTGAAGTGGTAGAAGCTGAGCCGGCTGTACCTGGTTAATCGATGCCGGTGGAAGATTTATTTATTTAGCGGATTAGCTACGCCTTAGCTTCTTACACCAGCGCTTAACCTATCTGTGGTTATCTGTGATAAAAATATATCGCATTCAGGCAAATTGACTAACTTTTCATTTTGTCTCAACTGTAATATTCCAAGCATCTAAAGTAATTCCAACCGTTTGCTCAAGCAAAGTTAGTGCGTTTAAATAATCAATTCTAGCGTCTAATTCTGCATTTCTGGCTTGGGCTAAGTCATTTTGAAAACCGACAACATCAATAATATTGGATATTCCTAATTTAAGCTTTTCTTGTTCTATACTCAGTTGCTTTTCAGATAATTCTCTAGCGCGTTGGGCAAGTTCCACTTGTTTGAGCTTCAAGTTAACATCTCTGATTCTATCCGTTACTTCAATTTCTAAACTTTCTTTCACATCATTTAAACTGTTTTCAGCTTGAAGTCGGTTAACTCGACTTCGTTGATATCTTTGTTCGACTGTTAAATCGCCAAATTCTCGGCTGAAAGTCAAGCCGGCTCTCACGTCTGTTGTTTTATCGCTTCCTGTATTTGCGACATTGCCATAGGTTGCATTAAAATCTAAATTCCACTTTCGCTCATTTTCTGCTAGTAAAAGCGCAAATTTAGAGATATCTAGGGCAAGTGTTGAGCGTAAATAATTGGGATTGTTGGTCAAAGCAAGTTGGTTTAAATTTTTTACATCTGGCGGTGTTGTGGGTAACGAAGAAGGTGCGGCGGCTAAAATATTGGTAGTTCGCTCAATGTCGAGAATTTTAATCAGTTCCAACCTGACTCGCTCTCGCTCATTCTCAGCAGCTAATAAAGTGAGTTGCCGGCTGGCAACATTTGTCTCACTTGGAAAAATATCCACTGGCGCTTCTCTGCCGGCATTAATTAAAACCTGCAAAGTTTCCAATTGCTGTTGAGCAATTTCTAGAGAAATTCTTTCGATTTTAACGCGTTCCTGAGCTTGTAGTAAGTTTCTATAAGCTAAAATAGCATTGGTTATAATATCGCTCAGCGTAGATTTTAAAAATAAAATATTAGCTTGTTCGTTCAAACGAGCAATATCTATAGAAGCTCGGTTAACTTCAACGCCAAATCCCCTTAAAAGCGGTTGATTAAAATTGAGCTGGAGATTTTGTCCAAGTGCGCCGCCATCATTGAAATCATCATCAAAATCAAAGTTATTCGTTGTTAAAGCGCGTCCCGTGCCATTCCAGCCAAAACTCAAGTTTCCACCTGCAGGAAGGGTAACAGAAACATTTGCCCCCAGATCCACGCCGCCTGATTTGCTTGTGCCGGCACCTACTCTTTGGCGATCTAATGCGATTGAAATTCTGGGTGTAAAATTAGGAACAAACTTATCTTGTGCAACGGCTAAATCTTGTCTTTGTACAATTCTTTCGAGATAAGCGTTTTTAATTCCTCGATTATTCTGCAAAGCCAAAATTACAATATCAGAAACCGTTAAAAGAATCCCTGGCTCATCGGTAACGGATGGTTGTTGTGCCGGCTTTTGTTTCGTTTCTGTCTGTAAATCACCTCTTTTTTTACTTTCTAAATTATTGTTGGTCGGTGAATTTGAGCTAGATGCCGACAAGGAATGCTGTTGAAATTGGGTGGAAATTTTTGCAGGGGAATTGAGGGGTTGAGAACGATTCGCAGACGCTAAAGTATTAACCGACTTTTTCCATCCAAATTTTTTTATCCGACTCTGAGAATTGTTTACTGCTGTTTTTAATGCCAAATTTTGATAAGTTGAAGATTGAACTACCGACGCGGGCGGAGAAATTGGTTGCTGCTGTTGAACGTTAGGAAGTGGAGGATTATTTTGAGTTGAGATTTGAGAAGATATTAACCGCTGAGTGTTTTTAACTTGAACAGGGTTAATTTTTGCAGAGGGTGCCGGCTCAACTAATTTACCTTCAGCAGTTGCTTTGACAGTTAAAAAAGGTTTAACAGCAAAAGCTAAAATACAAACCCAGCCCACAGTAGCACCCACGAGTGTGAGAATGCGAAATATCCTGTCTCGGATGGAGAGAACTGAGGAAGGGCTTGGATCTAGCTCGTCGGAAGTAGGATGCGGGGGCTGATGCATAAGAATTAAAGCCGGCTCAGTAATTTTTTTGCAAAGGTGTTATTTTAAACCGCAGAGGGGTTAAGGTTTGGGGTGATTTAGTTTAGATTTTTTTGGTTATTTTTAAACTTTTATGGAATTTTCACTCAGAACGTAATGCTTTAACGGGATCGAGTCGGCTGGCACGGATAGCCGGCATAAATCCAGCACCCACCCCCACTAATAGGGCTGATCCTAATGCTAAAGCTGCGGTGCCGGTTTCAAACTCGTAAGGCAGTGTAAACGTCTCAGCCACCACAACCGTTAACCCGTGTACTGTTACAATTGCTACCATTCCCCCGACTAAACTTAAAATCGCTGCTTCTAGAATAAACTGCAACATAATATCGGTCTGAGTTGCCCCAATTGCTCGCCTCAGACCGATTTCTGGGGTACGTTCCATCACCGCTGCGATACTAATATTAGCAATTCCAACGCCCCCAACCAGCAGTGAAATTGCCCCCAGTGCTAGCAGTGCTTGTGAAACCAATTCCAGGGTTTTTTGCTGCTCTATAATTTTCTTAACACTGTTATAAATATAAAACTTCTGACCTGGAAAACGCTGTTCCAGAAGCTTCTTAACTTGTTCTCCCATATCTGCCAAGTCTTCCATCTTGTAAGGGCGCAGCCAAATTTCTCCAATATCGCGGCGACCCGTCAGGGCGCTGTGAACCGACATCGGCAGTAGCAATTGTCCCTCTGGCTCACCCAGACTCTCCTTGGTTGGCACCACCCCTACGACAATATAAGGCCGGCTATCAGCATAGATGCGTTGATTGATCGGATCTTCGCCTTGAAACAGGGTTTCTACCAAAAATTCATCAATTACCACTACAGGACGGTAGCTAGCAAAATCCCCAGGATTGAAAAATCGGCCCGCCACCAATTGCCGGCCAGTTGTGAGCAAGTAGTCTAGAGAAACCGCCTGCATGTCAGGCGTGGCTTCCTCTCCCTGAAACACCGTTTTTGGAGCACCTGTCGACTCTCCCGCACTGATCGCCTGCAAACCCACGATTCGCTGTCGCAAAAATTCCATATCTTCCAACTTCAGATCGAGCCGCTGCCCGGTGTCACGATCCCACAGGGCGAAAACCCTAAGGTGCGGCGCATCGCGTTCTGCGAGTTGCTGTTGGAGCACAGCTTTGCTAATATTGCCCACTTGAAGCGTGGCGCTGACAGCAGCCACTCCCATGAACACTCCCAGCGTTGTCAAGGCGGAACGCAAGGGGTTGCCGCGCAAAGAGTTGCAAGTGAGGGCGAGGAGATCGAAAGGGGCGAGGCTCATATCGATTTTAGAGTTAGGCAGTTATTTTTTGGTTCTCGGTTTTCCCTTGCCATTTTTAGCTTTCGGGGGTTCTATTTCGGGAGTCACCGGCATTCCAGCCTCCAAAGCAGCCTCTGGCGGGGGCACCACAACCTGGTCGCCCGGTCGCAGTCCAGATTTGACCTCCACCGTGACTAACCCTTCTAAACCCAGCTTAACAGGACGTTTCTGAGCTTTGCCTTGAGTGTCGCGCACCCAGACAAACGGTAATGGACCCTCCCGCTGAATGGCCTCTGTATCCAAAACCACAACGTTCTGCCGCGCATCCAGCACGATTTCCACATTCACCTGACTGCCTGGAATCAGCTTACCGCTCGGAGTGCTCAGCCGCACCGTTGCCGGCACAGTTGCTTGAGCGGCTTCGCTGCTTTGATCTTGGCTATTTTGGGTGCCGGCACCTGCCAGTGGTGACAAACTCACAATCTGGCCGGCGAAGGTTTCTCCTTCTGGGCCAATCACACTAATCCGGGCTTCTTGATTCGGCTTTACTCGCGCCGCATTCAGAGTGGAAAGCTGAAGTTTTACGAATTCTTGGGAGGGATCGCCCAGGGTGAGCAGCTTATCGCTGAGGTTAACGCCATCCCCTTCTTTAACGACGAGGTCGAGAATCACACCGCTAATCGGGGCAATCACAACATTTTCTTGAAGTTTCGCTTCAATTTCTTGGCGTTCTAATTGCGCTTGTTGTAGTGCGATAGTCGCGGTGGCAACGTCTGCTTCTGCCTGTCGCAATGCAGCGGTGGCGTCTCGTTCAGAGGCTTCCGCTTGTTGCAATGTAGTGCGATCTTCTTCGGCTTTGTCCTGAAATTCTTCTTCTATTGTTTGAATTTCTAACTGAAGGCGTTGTTGCTCAATAATATTGGTGTTCACTTGTGACTGTGCTTCGCGTAAAGAAGATTCAGCATTGCGAACTGTCTCTTCCTGCTCTCGAAGTTCCGTTTTGGCAATGAAACCTCGACGATCTAATTCTTCAAGTTCACGCAGCTCTCGCTGTGTAGATGCGAGGCTTTCTTTAGCATCAAGAACTTTTTGCCGGCTGCTTGCTAAGGTGAGTTGTTGTTTTTCGCTCTCCAACTGCTGCTGGTTGAGACGGATTTGTTTTGTATTGTCGCGCCGGCTGACAATATCCTGTAGTGCCTTTTGGGCAGCGTTGAGCTGTGCGGTGGCTTCGAGAACTTTCTGCCGGTTATTTGCTAGGGTGATTTCCTGTTCCCGAATTTTCGCCTGCTGGGTGCTGAGGCTTATCTGTCGTTCCGGGTTTCGCAACACGAGCAGTTGCTCCCCAGAATCAACGCGTTCGCCTTGTCGCACCAATACTTGAGCAACTGCACCTTCTAGGGGCGATTTGAGTGTCTGCTGACCCCCAAGTTCCACTGTGCCGCTCTCGTTGATTGTACTTTCAACGTTGTCTTGTTTAACGTCAATTAGACGCACCGAGACGGCATCGGCTGGCCGGTTAATAATTTGGCCATAGACTAACCAGCCGCCAGCGCTTGCCAGGGCTAAAACTGCTGACATCATGATCCATTTGATGCCGGCTGTGACTTGTTTTTTATCTTTTTGCCCCATTATGAACTCTTATAGGCGAGGCGATTCCTCTTAATTTAACTATTGGTGGTGAGCTAGAGCAAAGAAATTTATATTAAACTTCATGCAAAAGTCTTCAAATGCCAATCTATGCCGGCGCGTTACGCTGCACGAGCATCTGTGATTAAAAAAGATTTTTTCAAGAAATCCATTGTCAATGTTTTGAGAAAGTCGGGACTTGAAAGCTCACTGTTGTTTGACTTGTCCCGAACAAATTGACTCAATGAATGTTTTGATAGCTCAAGCTCTCAATTGCACCGGCATGACTAAATAAATCATTTTCATCCCTCCCAACGGCGTTAGAACCACCGGATTTGTCGCTAAATTAAGCTGAATCTGAATTTCAGAAGTGCTTAGCACTTTTAACCCATCCATCAAATATTTAACATTGAAGGCAATTTCTTTCGGTTCATCTGCCGAAATTTGCGCCGGCATTGACTCTCTTCCACTCCCCACATCCGCCGCTTCAACTGATAGAAAAATCTGCTGGTTCTCGCTATCAAGCGTACACTTGACAATATTATTCTTTTGATCTGCAAGCACCGCAATCCGCTCTAAAGCGCTCAACAGTTGCCGCCGGTCAACATTAACTTGGTTAGAAAAATTTTTGGGAATTAATTGCCGGTAAGCCGGATATTGTCCCTCTAATTTTCGGCTCGTCAGCCGCTGATCTCCTAACTCAAAAACAATTTGCCCTTGGTCAAAATGCAGGGCGATCGGTTCAGATCCTTGGCGCATTCCCACCATTCGTTCCAATTCCCGCAAAGCTCTCGCCGGAACCGTCATTTCAAATTCTCGGTTGTCGGTTTCTGGCTGATCTGAGTCCTCATCAACCTTACCCTGTTTGGGTGTTTGCACAACAGCCAGCCGGTGGCCATCAGTCGCTGCAAATTCTAAGTCATCTTGCCCAACTTTCAAGTGGACGCCGGTGAGTACCTGCTTGGTTTCATCCGCACTGGTGGCGAACAAAGAACCCCGCAGTCCTTCAATTAAAGCCTCACCAGGCAAATAGATTGCTTGACCATTTTCCACAACCGGCAACTCTGGAAATTCTTCTACTCCCATTCCCCGAACTTTGTAGCGTCCTGACGTTGAAGTGATGGTGGCAGTAATACCGGCATCTGAACCCTCACCGGCAGCTTCTTCAACCGCTAGCGTGATCTCTCCCTGGGGCAAACGCGACACAATATCATTGAGTAGTTTTGCCGGCAGCGTCATTTCCCCCCCCTCTTCCACAGAGGCAGCAAAACTGGTGCGAAGTCCGAGACTAAGGTCAAATCCTGTCAACTGCACCCGCTGCGTTTCCACATCCGCACTCAAGAGTACGTTAGCAAGCACTGGATGCGTCGGACGAGAAGGCACTGCACGACTTACGAGCGATAAATTGGTACTGAGGTCACTTTGGGCACAAACCAGCTTCATGGCGTTTAAATGTCTACTTTGGAGTGATTGAAGTACGGAACACGCCATACCCCTGAGCGATATTTTGGCAGAATTTGCCTGGAAGGAAATCGTAGCACTCTCTAGAGTTAACAATCTAGTTGGATGCCGGTGCGAATAAAACGACTGATCAGAAATGAATTTATAAAGAGTAGTCGTAAAGGCTGTGGAAATTGTGGAAAAACTTGAGAAACGCTTTGCCGGCAAATCTTTGATGCCGGTTCAGCCTGTGGAAAACCTGTGGGAAAAGTCCCCGGTTTTTCCACAGAGTATTTATACTTGTCCGGGTTTTTCACTGGATCAGGCCGCTTTTCCACAGATTATCCACAGAGTTTTCCACAACTTTAGGGAAGTTTTCCACAGGATGGGTCGACCTTCTTAATTCTTAACCGTATTATTTAATAAAAGTTAAAATCAAAAATTTTCTGCATCGGCAACAAAAAGCCGATCAAGAACTTCGCAGTTTTGCATCTGTGTACAGGCAATCTTCAAGGTTAGGAAAGAAAGATTACCTAGATGGCCGACTTGCAAAATTAATGCG
This genomic stretch from Microcoleus sp. FACHB-672 harbors:
- a CDS encoding TRC40/GET3/ArsA family transport-energizing ATPase, with the translated sequence MRVILMTGKGGVGKTSVAAATGLRCAELGYRTLVLSTDPAHSLADSFDLELGHEPQLVRPNLWGAELDALMELESNWGAVKRYITQVLQARGLDGVQAEELAILPGMDEIFGLVRMKRHYDEGEFDVLIIDSAPTGTALRLLSLPEVSGWYMRRFYRPLQQMSVVLRPLVEPFFKPLAGFSLPDREVMDAPYEFYEQIEALEKVLTDNTQTSVRLVTNPEKMVIKESLRAHAYLSLYNVGTDLVVANRIIPESVTDPFFQRWKENQQQYRHEIHENFHPLPVKEVPLYSEEMCGLAALDRLKETLYADEDPTQVYYKETTLRVVQENNQYSLELYLPGIPKDQVQLNKTGDELNIRIGNHRRNLVLPQALAALQPAGAKMEDDYLKIRFTEVAKV
- a CDS encoding TolC family protein, which encodes MHQPPHPTSDELDPSPSSVLSIRDRIFRILTLVGATVGWVCILAFAVKPFLTVKATAEGKLVEPAPSAKINPVQVKNTQRLISSQISTQNNPPLPNVQQQQPISPPASVVQSSTYQNLALKTAVNNSQSRIKKFGWKKSVNTLASANRSQPLNSPAKISTQFQQHSLSASSSNSPTNNNLESKKRGDLQTETKQKPAQQPSVTDEPGILLTVSDIVILALQNNRGIKNAYLERIVQRQDLAVAQDKFVPNFTPRISIALDRQRVGAGTSKSGGVDLGANVSVTLPAGGNLSFGWNGTGRALTTNNFDFDDDFNDGGALGQNLQLNFNQPLLRGFGVEVNRASIDIARLNEQANILFLKSTLSDIITNAILAYRNLLQAQERVKIERISLEIAQQQLETLQVLINAGREAPVDIFPSETNVASRQLTLLAAENERERVRLELIKILDIERTTNILAAAPSSLPTTPPDVKNLNQLALTNNPNYLRSTLALDISKFALLLAENERKWNLDFNATYGNVANTGSDKTTDVRAGLTFSREFGDLTVEQRYQRSRVNRLQAENSLNDVKESLEIEVTDRIRDVNLKLKQVELAQRARELSEKQLSIEQEKLKLGISNIIDVVGFQNDLAQARNAELDARIDYLNALTLLEQTVGITLDAWNITVETK
- a CDS encoding ABC transporter permease, which gives rise to MSLAPFDLLALTCNSLRGNPLRSALTTLGVFMGVAAVSATLQVGNISKAVLQQQLAERDAPHLRVFALWDRDTGQRLDLKLEDMEFLRQRIVGLQAISAGESTGAPKTVFQGEEATPDMQAVSLDYLLTTGRQLVAGRFFNPGDFASYRPVVVIDEFLVETLFQGEDPINQRIYADSRPYIVVGVVPTKESLGEPEGQLLLPMSVHSALTGRRDIGEIWLRPYKMEDLADMGEQVKKLLEQRFPGQKFYIYNSVKKIIEQQKTLELVSQALLALGAISLLVGGVGIANISIAAVMERTPEIGLRRAIGATQTDIMLQFILEAAILSLVGGMVAIVTVHGLTVVVAETFTLPYEFETGTAALALGSALLVGVGAGFMPAIRASRLDPVKALRSE
- a CDS encoding efflux RND transporter periplasmic adaptor subunit; translated protein: MGQKDKKQVTAGIKWIMMSAVLALASAGGWLVYGQIINRPADAVSVRLIDVKQDNVESTINESGTVELGGQQTLKSPLEGAVAQVLVRQGERVDSGEQLLVLRNPERQISLSTQQAKIREQEITLANNRQKVLEATAQLNAAQKALQDIVSRRDNTKQIRLNQQQLESEKQQLTLASSRQKVLDAKESLASTQRELRELEELDRRGFIAKTELREQEETVRNAESSLREAQSQVNTNIIEQQRLQLEIQTIEEEFQDKAEEDRTTLQQAEASERDATAALRQAEADVATATIALQQAQLERQEIEAKLQENVVIAPISGVILDLVVKEGDGVNLSDKLLTLGDPSQEFVKLQLSTLNAARVKPNQEARISVIGPEGETFAGQIVSLSPLAGAGTQNSQDQSSEAAQATVPATVRLSTPSGKLIPGSQVNVEIVLDARQNVVVLDTEAIQREGPLPFVWVRDTQGKAQKRPVKLGLEGLVTVEVKSGLRPGDQVVVPPPEAALEAGMPVTPEIEPPKAKNGKGKPRTKK
- the dnaN gene encoding DNA polymerase III subunit beta; the protein is MKLVCAQSDLSTNLSLVSRAVPSRPTHPVLANVLLSADVETQRVQLTGFDLSLGLRTSFAASVEEGGEMTLPAKLLNDIVSRLPQGEITLAVEEAAGEGSDAGITATITSTSGRYKVRGMGVEEFPELPVVENGQAIYLPGEALIEGLRGSLFATSADETKQVLTGVHLKVGQDDLEFAATDGHRLAVVQTPKQGKVDEDSDQPETDNREFEMTVPARALRELERMVGMRQGSEPIALHFDQGQIVFELGDQRLTSRKLEGQYPAYRQLIPKNFSNQVNVDRRQLLSALERIAVLADQKNNIVKCTLDSENQQIFLSVEAADVGSGRESMPAQISADEPKEIAFNVKYLMDGLKVLSTSEIQIQLNLATNPVVLTPLGGMKMIYLVMPVQLRA